A single window of Thermodesulfobacteriota bacterium DNA harbors:
- a CDS encoding site-specific DNA-methyltransferase encodes MVFNRRKNGTKTSPFGSPGRVGHDSTPFYTSKLYEGLPKEEITKYTENFISPELLDKIFSKTSERMEELPDSSVHLMVTSPPYNVGKEYDENLTLTEYRAFLKRVWNEVKRVLVPGGRACINIANLGRKPYIPLHAFVIEDMMDLGFLMRGEIIWNKASSGSPSTAWGSWLSAKNPTLRDIHEYILIFSKGMFSRENIFRRRTTISKEEFLEFTKSVWTFYAEPATKVGHPAPFPVELPYRLIQLYTFEGEVVLDPFMGSGQTAVAAIKTRRHYIGYEINKEYVKLAERRIKEFLLNNQPDLFSLARKGSG; translated from the coding sequence GGGACATGATTCTACCCCCTTTTACACAAGTAAATTATACGAAGGATTACCAAAAGAAGAGATCACCAAATATACCGAAAATTTCATTTCTCCCGAACTTCTCGATAAAATTTTTTCCAAGACAAGCGAACGGATGGAAGAACTACCCGATAGTAGCGTTCATCTTATGGTGACCTCTCCCCCTTATAATGTTGGGAAAGAATATGACGAGAATCTTACTTTAACCGAATATAGAGCATTTTTGAAAAGGGTATGGAACGAGGTTAAGAGAGTTTTGGTCCCCGGAGGTAGGGCATGTATCAATATTGCTAACTTGGGTAGAAAGCCTTATATCCCTCTACATGCTTTTGTTATTGAAGATATGATGGATTTAGGGTTTTTAATGAGAGGAGAAATCATTTGGAATAAGGCTTCGAGCGGGAGTCCCTCCACTGCTTGGGGGAGCTGGCTTTCAGCTAAAAATCCGACCCTGAGAGACATTCATGAATATATTTTGATCTTTTCAAAAGGTATGTTTTCTAGGGAAAATATTTTTAGAAGGCGGACCACCATCTCAAAAGAAGAATTTCTTGAATTCACAAAAAGTGTCTGGACATTTTATGCGGAACCAGCCACAAAGGTTGGACATCCCGCTCCTTTTCCTGTGGAGTTACCTTATCGACTGATCCAGCTCTATACCTTTGAAGGGGAGGTCGTTTTGGATCCCTTTATGGGGAGTGGACAGACCGCGGTGGCCGCGATCAAAACCAGGCGCCATTACATCGGATATGAGATCAACAAAGAGTACGTAAAACTGGCAGAGAGGCGGATTAAAGAATTTTTGTTAAATAACCAGCCGGATTTGTTTTCTTTGGCAAGAAAGGGCTCTGGTTGA
- a CDS encoding beta-ketoacyl-[acyl-carrier-protein] synthase family protein: MIQKRDSICITGVGVVSSIGVGKEAFVSSLKAGRSGIDEIETFDTRFSRSKKAGIVRSFDPKDFIPAGKIRRLDRASQFAIAASKMALTDAGFSVTDENRDRVGVVLGSGFCGLSSSEEFHRGQVLKGFLDLNPMLFPNTVPNAASSHVSIELGIQGVNSTLVQSFCTAEAAILFACDQIRKGRADLILTGGVDELSEFLFRGFSDLRLLARDEGHGERSCPYDRTRNGIVLGEGSGVLVVEAEAHAQARGARIYGYILGYGLVGDSGRGIGVEEIRRSVLKAMRGWEGINVDYISGAGNSSKVLDAMEARGIKLAFPDGYGHIPVTSVKSMLGEAIASGGVRMVAEVLSMEHGFIPPTIHYRFPDPDCDLRYVTRPELGRQIRRLLHLGISPGDCYAAILLGRSWNP; encoded by the coding sequence ATGATTCAAAAAAGAGATTCCATCTGCATTACGGGGGTGGGGGTGGTCTCATCGATCGGGGTGGGGAAGGAGGCCTTCGTCTCTTCGTTGAAGGCTGGCCGATCGGGCATCGATGAGATTGAAACGTTCGATACCCGGTTCTCCCGGTCGAAAAAGGCAGGGATCGTCCGGAGCTTCGATCCAAAGGATTTCATCCCCGCAGGCAAGATCCGGCGTCTGGATCGGGCAAGCCAGTTTGCCATCGCTGCCTCGAAGATGGCCCTCACCGATGCAGGGTTTTCTGTCACGGATGAGAACCGGGATAGGGTGGGGGTCGTCCTGGGTTCGGGTTTCTGTGGGCTTTCGAGCTCCGAGGAGTTTCACAGGGGGCAGGTGTTAAAAGGTTTCTTGGATTTAAATCCCATGCTTTTTCCCAATACCGTCCCCAATGCGGCTTCGAGCCACGTCTCCATCGAACTGGGGATTCAAGGGGTGAATTCTACCCTTGTACAGTCTTTTTGCACGGCGGAGGCGGCCATCCTCTTCGCCTGCGACCAGATCCGAAAGGGCAGGGCCGATCTCATCCTGACGGGCGGGGTGGATGAGCTGAGCGAGTTTCTCTTCCGGGGGTTTTCGGACCTCCGCCTTCTCGCGAGGGATGAAGGCCATGGAGAGAGGTCCTGCCCTTACGATCGGACGAGGAACGGGATCGTACTGGGGGAGGGGTCAGGGGTCCTGGTGGTGGAGGCCGAGGCCCATGCCCAAGCAAGAGGTGCCAGGATCTACGGCTACATATTAGGGTATGGGCTGGTGGGCGATTCGGGGAGAGGAATTGGAGTCGAGGAGATCAGGCGGTCGGTCTTAAAGGCCATGAGAGGATGGGAGGGGATAAATGTCGATTACATCAGCGGCGCTGGAAATTCATCCAAGGTCCTGGACGCGATGGAGGCCAGGGGGATCAAGCTGGCCTTTCCCGATGGATATGGTCACATCCCGGTCACGTCGGTCAAATCGATGCTCGGAGAGGCCATCGCCTCGGGCGGGGTGAGGATGGTGGCCGAGGTGCTCTCCATGGAGCACGGCTTCATCCCGCCGACGATCCATTATCGATTCCCCGATCCGGATTGCGATCTCCGATATGTCACCCGGCCCGAGTTGGGTCGCCAGATCCGACGCCTTCTCCACCTGGGGATCTCCCCGGGTGATTGTTACGCGGCCATTCTCCTGGGACGATCATGGAACCCATAG
- a CDS encoding small multi-drug export protein codes for MEPIAGIGHLILLFTLIHFTLGRSFSVLFAILNQMPFFLYFPLALAYDYVQIPVYGLLLEQSSKRLFLVRWLTRKTEKVIASLQERPLMKRVLSLGNVGLILLSALPIRGFGILSGSIVSFFLRKGRREGTLLLMTGSVIGIFIVMGIAKGALKVLSFIL; via the coding sequence ATGGAACCCATAGCCGGCATTGGCCACCTCATCCTCCTCTTCACCCTGATCCATTTCACCCTGGGCCGGTCTTTCTCCGTCCTCTTTGCCATCCTCAATCAGATGCCTTTTTTCCTCTATTTTCCTCTCGCCCTCGCCTATGACTATGTCCAGATCCCTGTCTACGGCCTGCTCTTGGAACAATCGAGCAAGAGGCTCTTTCTCGTCCGGTGGCTTACCCGCAAAACCGAGAAGGTGATCGCCAGCCTTCAAGAGAGGCCCCTTATGAAGAGGGTGTTGTCCCTCGGCAATGTCGGCCTCATCCTCCTCTCCGCCCTCCCCATACGCGGTTTTGGAATCCTTTCGGGAAGCATCGTCAGTTTCTTCCTGAGGAAGGGAAGGCGGGAGGGGACCCTGCTTCTGATGACCGGTTCGGTGATCGGCATCTTCATCGTGATGGGGATCGCCAAAGGGGCGCTCAAGGTGTTATCTTTTATCCTGTGA
- the fabZ gene encoding 3-hydroxyacyl-ACP dehydratase FabZ, with translation MEKSTPFMNLPHGFPFRMIDRVLEVEPGRRAVAVKQVSIDEPYLQGHYPKEPLLPSLLILEALAQTAGMAFLSSTEGKEGVPFLAKVETFRVDGKVLPGDSLTLEAEIEHIFSNLAKVRVRARVEEEVVAEGVVVLARGTG, from the coding sequence ATGGAGAAATCAACGCCCTTCATGAACCTGCCCCACGGCTTTCCTTTCAGGATGATCGATCGGGTCCTCGAGGTCGAGCCCGGGAGGCGAGCGGTTGCGGTTAAACAGGTGAGTATCGACGAACCCTACCTTCAGGGCCATTACCCGAAGGAGCCGCTCCTTCCCTCCCTGCTCATCCTGGAGGCCCTGGCTCAGACGGCGGGGATGGCCTTTCTTTCGTCCACCGAAGGGAAGGAAGGCGTGCCCTTTCTGGCCAAGGTGGAGACCTTTCGGGTCGATGGGAAGGTCCTTCCCGGAGATTCCCTGACGTTGGAGGCGGAGATCGAACATATCTTTTCGAACCTCGCCAAGGTAAGGGTGAGGGCGAGGGTTGAGGAAGAG